From Kitasatospora sp. MAP12-44, one genomic window encodes:
- a CDS encoding helix-turn-helix domain-containing protein, translating to MPQARRSSAGKPPATEPQSTSLADSFAKAMEQRPPAPGRPVRSAKVDWTYRAPHKVYGRKGYSQVSNEFLSEVLAVLIARHGMSPAQSAVLVFCMGRQREGRLRITHAKIAVHLGIERANVTRALGTLEGWHMIQRRANSLLVVNPLICFMGNGDLQEEALEQLRGDAKAALRRHFPQMHEDEVKTAALELFPSFTPPKAPPPRTRQLTFGDNDDVVEEQAC from the coding sequence GTGCCCCAGGCAAGGCGCAGCTCGGCCGGGAAGCCCCCGGCGACGGAGCCGCAGTCGACGTCCTTGGCGGACAGCTTCGCCAAGGCGATGGAGCAGCGGCCTCCGGCGCCGGGCCGGCCGGTCCGGTCGGCGAAGGTCGACTGGACCTACCGGGCCCCGCACAAGGTGTACGGGCGCAAGGGCTACAGCCAGGTCAGCAACGAGTTCCTGTCCGAGGTGCTGGCGGTGCTGATCGCCCGGCACGGGATGTCGCCTGCGCAGTCGGCGGTGCTGGTGTTCTGCATGGGCCGCCAGCGCGAGGGGCGGTTGCGGATCACCCACGCGAAGATCGCGGTGCACCTGGGGATCGAGCGGGCGAACGTCACCCGGGCCCTGGGCACGCTGGAGGGCTGGCACATGATCCAGCGCCGGGCGAACTCGCTGCTCGTGGTGAACCCGCTGATCTGCTTCATGGGCAACGGCGACCTCCAGGAGGAGGCGCTGGAGCAGCTGCGTGGTGACGCCAAGGCCGCCCTTCGGCGACACTTCCCGCAGATGCACGAGGATGAGGTGAAGACGGCGGCGCTGGAGCTGTTTCCGAGCTTCACGCCGCCGAAGGCGCCACCGCCGCGCACCCGGCAGCTGACGTTCGGCGACAACGACGATGTGGTGGAGGAACAGGCATGCTGA